Below is a window of Crassostrea angulata isolate pt1a10 unplaced genomic scaffold, ASM2561291v2 HiC_scaffold_160, whole genome shotgun sequence DNA.
CTTGGCCGCTGAAGTGTTGGAGTTGGCAGGCAACGCAGCCCGTGACAACAAAAAGACCAGAATCATCCCCCGTCACCTGCAGCTGGCCATCCGCAACGACGAGGAGTTGAACAAACTTCTGTCCGGCGTGACCATCGCCCAGGGTGGTGTTCTGCCCAACATCCAGGCCGTGCTCCTCCCCAAGAAGACCCAGAAGCCCGCCGCCAAGTAAAAAGTCAGCTCTGTCGACTTTTTTGTCTATACCAAACGGCCGTTTTCACGGCCacccatatttttcgaaaagatgccTCTATAATATGCAGTGTACATGCACAtaagcatttatataaaaagcacACGTAGATACACGCTTCTTAGATTATCGAGACAACGGTATATATTAGCGTGCGTGCAGTTGctttcaagaaaaaagaaacacacacacattaatttaaaactgtctgtgttcaatattttgattccGATTTGCACATTCTATTTGTATTTCGattaatttcatttctattACGCTGTCAATTAATATACCATCCTCGTCCCTGACTGCATGTAATCAACGTTTTCCccgatttaattttgtaaaggaaATCGCCAGACTTTAAAATAAAGAgagagataaataaataaatgaaaaaaataaataaatagacacTTGGCGCATATAGATGATACAGACTATGGAGAAATTCACGTGAATGTTCGCACAATTTGCGTGCTGTATATAACCAGGTCGTTAATTAATAACCATTTCTAACTGAACTGATTTTGTGTGCTTGGATAACGACTTGTCgtataaaaggaaatatacaaTTCTAGGTTTCTGTGTTTATATAACTGAAGTGTTTGAAACCCATTGATAAgaaacgtatatatatatatatacacacatgcatACTCTGTCACATAAATGTCAAATTATTACGATTCATATGTACTTATACTCGATGAAGTGCTACTGTGAATAATACATTTATGTCAGAGATCAATGATATTGAAAGCTAGGGGTgaatattgtataaattgtatGTGCATTAATTTCGAAATCTACATCTGTATAGGCTTATGGATATATCTATAAATGCAATCTGATgtacatgtgatttttttttttttttttttttttttttttttggaggtagCTCGAGATAATAAGTTTACGATGTTTGCCTCACACGTTGCTGGTAGATGGTTTCAATCAAATTTACAGTATTAGAATTAATATAGGATGAAAAATTAAACGAGAGATCATGCAAATACCAATGTGGGATGAAATATGTGTTCTGTGAATAAGTGTTTTAACTTCGCATGCTGGTCGCATGACATTCTTGGAAAAGTTTATTACATATTTGGTACCGCATATTATTTCTTTCTAACTTAAGGTAATGGTGTACACTCTGAGGCGCAGCTAAACCATTCGGTACGATAAAAAAAGATAGGTTCGcgatgaatacaaaaaatgaatgaatggatgaatgaatgaatgaatgaaatggatttttaaaatagaaattcttttttacaaattttagtttgtttaattaattagtgAAGGAATAAaggaatggaattttttttttctttgtcggATTACAATTCGTATATAAGCAAAACGATTTTACAGCGTATTTTGCACTAGAATGCTGCGTGTAATAGATAAACTAACATATAGTTTTTCCTTtgtcaaatttgatatttatgtgtTGGTCTCATTTGTTCTATCCGACaggtttttaaatttacaatcatTTCTAGAGTAAACATTTTCCCGGCACGTATTTTTGTGTGGCGTGTTTCTGGATGCACGGAGCTGTCGCGTGTTtcgttaaaaaagaaacatgaatTACTTCACCCCACAATAAACGACATTGAG
It encodes the following:
- the LOC128169626 gene encoding histone H2A-like, yielding MSGRGKGGKVKGKAKSRSSRAGLQFPVGRIHRLLRKGNYAERVGAGAPVYLAAVLEYLAAEVLELAGNAARDNKKTRIIPRHLQLAIRNDEELNKLLSGVTIAQGGVLPNIQAVLLPKKTQKPAAK